A stretch of alpha proteobacterium HIMB59 DNA encodes these proteins:
- a CDS encoding pfkB family carbohydrate kinase (PFAM: pfkB family carbohydrate kinase) produces MKFDTSKKVLVIGRAGMDIYPEPPGTKIDDVQNFSTHLGGSAANTCVALSKLNVASDLVTCISDDAIGNYIHKKLDDFNIGNKFCRRIDKKFQTQMAVVETILENNQSILYRNNSCDLQLDRSDIDKINFQEYSSVFLSGVALSSNPSREAVFLAVEKASVLKIPLIIDLDYRPYNWESDEKKSEVYKKIMNEMDIIIGNDLEFNIADNSSDGLNLAQTLIQKKPSIIIYKMGEKGSKVYTKDSEQDFGICSVQAIKPTGAGDAFNGGFLSSMYQGFSLEDSVKRGSANAAIVVTKVGCSSAMPNLEELNQFIKNKEEI; encoded by the coding sequence ATGAAATTTGATACATCAAAAAAAGTTTTAGTGATTGGACGAGCAGGGATGGATATCTATCCTGAGCCTCCAGGAACCAAAATTGATGATGTTCAAAATTTTTCAACACATCTTGGTGGGTCTGCAGCTAATACTTGCGTGGCGTTATCTAAATTAAATGTAGCTTCAGATTTAGTTACCTGTATTTCTGATGATGCTATTGGTAATTATATTCATAAAAAGCTTGATGATTTTAATATTGGAAATAAATTTTGTAGGAGGATTGATAAAAAATTCCAAACACAGATGGCTGTGGTAGAAACTATCTTAGAGAATAATCAATCTATTCTTTATAGAAATAATTCTTGCGATCTACAATTAGATCGAAGTGATATAGATAAAATTAATTTTCAAGAATATTCATCTGTATTTTTATCTGGAGTAGCTTTATCTTCTAACCCTTCAAGAGAAGCAGTATTTTTAGCTGTCGAAAAAGCATCAGTATTGAAGATTCCTTTGATTATTGATTTAGATTATCGACCTTATAATTGGGAGTCTGATGAAAAAAAATCTGAAGTTTATAAAAAAATAATGAATGAGATGGACATTATAATTGGCAATGACTTAGAGTTTAATATTGCTGATAATTCCAGCGATGGTTTAAACCTAGCTCAAACTTTAATACAAAAAAAACCCTCTATTATCATTTATAAAATGGGTGAAAAAGGATCAAAAGTTTATACAAAGGATAGCGAACAAGATTTTGGCATATGTAGCGTTCAAGCAATCAAACCTACTGGTGCGGGCGATGCTTTTAATGGTGGTTTTTTAAGCTCAATGTATCAAGGATTTTCTTTAGAAGACTCCGTCAAAAGAGGTTCCGCTAATGCTGCCATTGTAGTTACTAAAGTTGGATGTTCATCTGCCATGCCAAATTTAGAAGAATTAAATCAATTTATAAAAAATAAGGAGGAAATTTAA